A single region of the Methylocystis echinoides genome encodes:
- a CDS encoding class I SAM-dependent methyltransferase gives MQNAPSAAPAAPTVMETLRLLTEAEIKRTFGLGGFPCDGANLDAVAPLAAAIDSAMFVSQHMAGAAKFADGGALLDEAMRRRRVEGLILEFGVFSGRTINRLAAQTEQKIYGFDSFEGLPEDWRPDVGKGSFRAGLPPVAANVELVVGWFDRTLPPFLAENAGPASLIHVDCDLYSSTRTVFDCCRDRIGPGTILVFDEFFNYVGWRLHEYRAFMEFAAELGWEYEYFGYVPSHQQVAVQIR, from the coding sequence ATGCAAAACGCGCCTTCCGCCGCCCCGGCCGCTCCCACTGTCATGGAGACGCTGCGGCTCCTGACTGAAGCGGAGATCAAGCGAACCTTTGGCCTCGGGGGCTTTCCCTGCGACGGCGCCAATCTCGACGCCGTGGCGCCGCTGGCCGCCGCGATCGACTCGGCGATGTTCGTTTCGCAGCACATGGCCGGCGCGGCCAAATTCGCCGATGGCGGCGCGCTGCTCGACGAAGCCATGCGCCGGCGCCGCGTCGAGGGGCTGATCCTCGAATTCGGGGTCTTTTCCGGGCGCACGATCAATCGGCTGGCGGCGCAGACGGAACAGAAGATTTACGGCTTCGACAGTTTCGAGGGGCTGCCGGAAGACTGGCGGCCGGATGTCGGCAAGGGAAGCTTTCGCGCCGGTCTGCCGCCGGTCGCGGCGAATGTGGAACTGGTCGTCGGCTGGTTCGACCGGACGCTGCCGCCATTCCTCGCGGAAAACGCCGGGCCGGCGTCGCTCATCCACGTCGACTGCGATCTTTATTCGTCGACGCGAACCGTCTTCGACTGCTGCCGGGACCGAATCGGGCCGGGCACGATTCTCGTCTTTGACGAGTTCTTCAATTATGTCGGCTGGCGTCTCCACGAATATCGCGCCTTCATGGAATTCGCGGCGGAACTCGGCTGGGAATACGAATATTTCGGCTATGTGCCTTCACATCAACAGGTTGCGGTTCAGATTCGGTAA
- the ubiA gene encoding 4-hydroxybenzoate octaprenyltransferase codes for MSLPLDDKDALPDAVDHPLWRHAPESLRPFVQLARLDRPVGWWLLLLPCWESSALASAALHVAPNLWHLFLFFVGAVVMRGAGSTYNDFVDREIDAKVARTRGRPLAAGRVSPRAAILFIVVQCLIGLAVLLSFNLYTITLGFLSPLIVLVYPFAKRFTSWPQAILGFAFAYGAMLGWTAQTGSLALPALLLYASCILWTIGFDTIYALQDIRDDAIAGVRSTARLFGAQVKRAVGGLYAGSVICAALAVYQTGGGIFAWLGVCAYAAHLAWQTSLTHEATPTPVALKLFRSNRDAGLLLFAGFLLQSLTYLL; via the coding sequence GTGAGCCTTCCACTCGACGACAAAGACGCCCTTCCCGACGCCGTCGATCACCCGCTCTGGCGCCATGCGCCGGAGAGCCTGCGCCCCTTCGTCCAGCTCGCCCGCCTCGACCGCCCGGTCGGCTGGTGGCTGCTGCTGCTTCCCTGCTGGGAGTCGAGCGCGCTCGCTTCCGCGGCGCTGCATGTTGCGCCCAATCTCTGGCATCTGTTCCTGTTCTTCGTCGGCGCCGTCGTGATGCGCGGCGCGGGCTCGACCTACAATGATTTCGTCGACCGCGAGATCGACGCCAAGGTGGCGCGCACGCGCGGACGCCCGCTCGCGGCAGGCCGCGTGAGCCCGCGCGCCGCAATCCTCTTCATCGTCGTCCAGTGCCTGATCGGCCTTGCGGTGCTGCTGTCCTTCAACCTCTATACGATCACGCTTGGCTTTCTCTCGCCGCTGATCGTCCTGGTCTATCCCTTCGCCAAGCGTTTCACCTCCTGGCCGCAGGCGATCCTCGGTTTCGCCTTCGCCTATGGCGCCATGCTCGGCTGGACGGCGCAGACGGGTTCTCTGGCCCTGCCCGCCCTGCTCCTTTATGCGTCCTGCATCCTGTGGACGATCGGCTTCGACACGATCTACGCCCTGCAGGACATTCGCGACGACGCCATCGCCGGCGTGCGCTCGACGGCGCGGCTCTTCGGCGCGCAGGTCAAGCGCGCGGTGGGCGGGCTTTACGCCGGATCGGTGATCTGCGCCGCGCTCGCGGTCTATCAGACCGGCGGCGGAATTTTCGCATGGCTCGGCGTCTGCGCCTATGCGGCGCATCTCGCCTGGCAGACGTCGCTGACGCATGAAGCGACGCCGACGCCCGTCGCGCTGAAACTCTTCCGCTCGAACCGCGATGCGGGTCTGCTGCTGTTTGCGGGCTTTCTGCTGCAGAGTCTGACATATCTGCTCTGA
- a CDS encoding YdcF family protein — translation MFFILSKTLAFFASPINLALVIGAAGIALCLAGRRRPGCALGAGALLFLLVLGFSPIPLLLALPLETRFPPLPADAPAPDGIIVLGGSMDEQSSSRHGQAVINDAAERLTEALRLRRLYPRARLVFTGGSASLRGSEHTEAEFVEKFWSALGLDASDVLYESRSRNTYENAVFTRDLVHPAPGERWLLVTSATHMPRAVGLFRKAGFPVVADPVDYRTSGEFGWTLNPRASDNFALAELATHEWIGLVAYRLTGKTDALFPAP, via the coding sequence ATGTTCTTCATCCTCTCCAAAACCCTCGCCTTCTTCGCCTCGCCGATCAATCTCGCGCTTGTGATCGGCGCGGCAGGGATCGCGCTCTGCCTCGCGGGACGACGAAGACCGGGCTGCGCGCTCGGCGCCGGCGCCCTTCTTTTCCTGCTCGTGCTGGGCTTTTCGCCCATCCCCCTGCTTCTCGCCCTGCCGCTCGAAACCCGCTTTCCACCCCTCCCCGCCGACGCGCCGGCGCCCGACGGGATCATCGTGCTCGGCGGGTCCATGGACGAGCAATCGAGTTCGCGTCATGGCCAGGCCGTGATCAACGACGCGGCGGAGCGATTGACCGAGGCCTTGCGGCTGCGTCGCCTCTATCCGCGGGCGCGGCTCGTCTTCACCGGCGGCTCGGCGTCCCTGCGCGGCTCAGAGCATACGGAAGCGGAATTCGTCGAGAAGTTCTGGAGCGCGCTCGGCCTCGACGCCAGCGACGTCCTCTACGAGTCGCGGTCGCGCAACACCTACGAGAATGCGGTTTTCACCCGCGATCTGGTTCATCCGGCGCCGGGCGAGCGCTGGCTGCTGGTGACATCGGCCACGCATATGCCACGCGCTGTCGGACTGTTCAGAAAGGCGGGCTTCCCGGTCGTCGCCGACCCCGTCGATTATCGCACGAGCGGCGAATTCGGCTGGACGCTCAATCCGCGCGCCTCGGACAATTTCGCGCTCGCGGAGCTCGCCACGCACGAATGGATCGGCCTTGTCGCCTATCGGCTGACGGGCAAGACCGACGCGCTGTTTCCGGCGCCGTAA
- a CDS encoding HlyD family secretion protein, with protein sequence MRRVAALAAILLALGGFLAWRMTRDTGADSQPFLGYVEGEVLYIGPNESERLASLSVAAGSVVKPGAPLFAMSTTLLDRSRSEAAARIGQLEAQLANLRAATSRPEQVSVLQAGLERAEAALKLSQNDYDRQRRLFATGNVAKAALDRAEMALKRDEATVKEARRQVNAALIPGRSQEISAAEAAIQQARAQLEGIDIRIGRQKVASPAAGVVQDVFFRPGEVVNAGQPVVALLPPENRKVRFYVQESRLSGVRVGGRVKVGCDGCPDDLFGRISFVSSRQEFTPPVIFSDVERAKLVFKVEARLEGRARELPLGMPVSVTPIVEGTK encoded by the coding sequence ATGCGACGCGTGGCCGCGCTGGCGGCGATCCTTCTCGCGCTGGGCGGCTTTCTCGCCTGGCGGATGACCCGCGACACGGGCGCGGACAGCCAGCCCTTCCTCGGCTATGTGGAGGGCGAAGTCCTTTACATCGGCCCCAACGAAAGCGAGCGGCTCGCGAGCCTCTCCGTTGCGGCGGGGTCGGTCGTGAAGCCCGGCGCTCCGCTCTTCGCCATGTCCACGACGCTGCTCGACCGCAGCCGCTCCGAAGCGGCGGCGCGCATCGGCCAGCTCGAGGCGCAGCTCGCCAATCTCCGCGCGGCGACGAGCCGGCCCGAGCAGGTCTCCGTCCTGCAGGCGGGGCTGGAACGCGCCGAGGCGGCGCTGAAGCTCTCCCAGAACGACTACGACCGGCAGCGCCGGCTGTTCGCCACGGGAAATGTCGCAAAGGCGGCGCTCGATCGCGCCGAAATGGCGCTGAAACGCGACGAGGCCACCGTGAAGGAAGCGCGCCGTCAGGTGAATGCGGCGCTGATCCCGGGACGCTCGCAGGAGATCAGCGCGGCGGAAGCGGCGATCCAGCAGGCGCGGGCGCAGCTCGAGGGAATCGACATTCGCATCGGCCGGCAGAAGGTGGCGTCGCCCGCGGCGGGCGTGGTGCAGGATGTGTTCTTCCGTCCTGGCGAGGTCGTCAATGCGGGCCAGCCGGTGGTGGCGCTTCTGCCGCCGGAGAATCGCAAGGTGCGCTTTTACGTGCAGGAGTCGCGTCTTTCCGGCGTGAGGGTTGGCGGGCGGGTGAAAGTCGGCTGCGACGGGTGTCCGGACGATCTCTTTGGCCGCATCTCCTTCGTCTCCAGCCGCCAGGAGTTCACGCCGCCGGTCATCTTCAGCGACGTCGAACGCGCCAAGCTCGTCTTCAAGGTGGAGGCGCGGCTCGAGGGACGGGCGCGGGAACTGCCGCTCGGCATGCCGGTTTCGGTGACGCCGATCGTGGAGGGGACGAAGTGA
- a CDS encoding ABC transporter ATP-binding protein, translating into MPEPVAAPDIAIEVKGLTKSFGARKVVDNLTLSVPRGRILGFLGPNGSGKTTTIRMLCGLLTPDSGEGRCLGFDIRTQQEEIKRHVGYMTQGFSLYRDLTIRENLEFVARIYGIDSPRAAAQAALERLGLVARAGQLAGELSGGWKQRLALGACVLPNPALLLLDEPTAGVDPKARRDFWDEIHHLATQGLTVLVSTHYMDEAERCHEIAYILDGKLLVSGAIDRIIADAGLSTWVVTGEGLDALAGELKAAPGVDMVARFGVALHVAGRDADAMARVVERYADPAHHWARDRATLEDVFIELMTRNHRSAA; encoded by the coding sequence ATGCCTGAACCTGTCGCCGCCCCCGACATCGCCATCGAGGTGAAGGGCCTCACCAAATCCTTCGGCGCACGCAAGGTCGTCGACAACCTCACCCTCAGCGTCCCGCGCGGGCGCATTCTCGGCTTTCTCGGGCCCAATGGCAGCGGCAAGACCACGACCATCCGCATGCTGTGCGGCCTGCTCACGCCCGACAGCGGCGAGGGGCGCTGTCTGGGTTTCGACATCCGCACGCAGCAGGAGGAGATCAAGCGCCACGTCGGCTATATGACTCAGGGTTTCTCGCTCTATCGCGACCTGACCATCCGCGAAAATCTCGAATTCGTCGCGCGCATCTATGGCATCGACTCGCCGCGGGCGGCGGCGCAGGCGGCGCTGGAGCGGCTCGGTCTCGTCGCACGCGCCGGCCAGCTCGCGGGGGAACTGTCGGGCGGCTGGAAGCAGCGGCTCGCGCTCGGCGCCTGCGTCCTGCCCAATCCCGCGCTGCTGCTGCTCGACGAGCCCACCGCCGGCGTCGATCCGAAAGCGCGGCGCGATTTCTGGGATGAGATCCATCACCTCGCGACGCAGGGCCTCACCGTTCTGGTTTCCACTCATTACATGGACGAGGCCGAGCGCTGCCACGAGATCGCTTACATCCTCGACGGCAAGCTGCTCGTTTCCGGCGCGATCGACCGGATCATCGCAGATGCGGGGCTCTCCACCTGGGTCGTCACCGGCGAGGGGCTCGACGCATTGGCCGGGGAGCTGAAAGCGGCGCCCGGCGTCGACATGGTGGCGCGCTTCGGCGTCGCGCTGCATGTGGCGGGACGCGACGCGGACGCGATGGCGCGCGTCGTCGAACGCTACGCCGATCCGGCGCATCACTGGGCGCGGGACCGGGCGACTCTGGAGGATGTGTTCATCGAGTTGATGACCCGGAACCATCGGAGCGCCGCATGA
- a CDS encoding electron transfer flavoprotein-ubiquinone oxidoreductase — MSEEITELPEREGMDYDVVIVGAGPAGLAAAIRLKQVAPDLSVVVIEKGSEPGAHILSGAVIDPIGLDRLIPDWRTRDEAPLKTQVHDDQFYLLNETGGVRLPNALMPKLMNNHGNFIGSLANVVRFLAAEAEGLGVEIYPGFAGAEILYGDKGEVRGVATGDMGVDREGHPKDSFTRGMELRGKYTLFAEGARGSLSKQLIAKYDLAKNSDVQKFGIGFKELWRIPKEKHKPGLVQHSFGWPLQTDTGGGSFLYHFEDGLVSIGFVVHLNYSNPTLSPFDEFQRFKCHPMIAPTLEGGERLAYGARALTEGGWQSVPKLVFPGGALLGCGAGFMNVPRIKGSHNAVLSGILAAEQVAAAIADGREYDELTAYDSAWRASDIGRDLKPVRNVKPLWSKYGTYLGAALGGLDMWTNSLFGFSFFGTQSHGKPDHACLKPLSEVTPIVYQKLTQKPAFDKLSSVFVSNTNHEEDQPVHLRLTDPSVPISQNLPIYGEPARLYCPAGVYEVVYGDEEAKKDPRFVINAQNCVHCKTCDIKDPAQNITWVPPEGGGGPNYPNM; from the coding sequence ATGTCTGAAGAGATTACGGAATTGCCCGAGCGCGAAGGTATGGATTACGACGTGGTGATCGTCGGCGCCGGCCCGGCCGGCCTCGCCGCCGCGATTCGCCTCAAACAGGTCGCGCCCGACCTTTCCGTCGTCGTCATCGAGAAAGGCTCCGAGCCCGGCGCGCATATTCTCTCCGGCGCCGTGATCGACCCCATCGGTCTCGACCGCCTGATCCCCGACTGGCGTACGCGCGACGAGGCGCCGCTGAAGACGCAGGTCCACGACGACCAGTTCTACCTGCTGAACGAAACGGGCGGCGTCCGCCTGCCCAATGCGCTGATGCCGAAGCTGATGAACAATCACGGCAACTTCATTGGCTCGCTGGCCAATGTCGTGCGCTTCCTCGCCGCCGAGGCGGAGGGGCTCGGCGTCGAAATCTATCCGGGCTTCGCCGGCGCCGAAATTCTCTACGGCGACAAGGGCGAGGTGCGCGGCGTCGCCACCGGCGACATGGGCGTCGACCGCGAGGGCCATCCGAAAGACAGCTTTACCCGCGGCATGGAGCTGCGCGGCAAATACACGCTCTTCGCCGAAGGCGCGCGCGGCTCGCTCTCCAAGCAGCTCATCGCGAAATATGATCTCGCGAAGAACAGCGACGTGCAGAAGTTCGGCATCGGCTTCAAGGAGCTGTGGCGGATTCCGAAGGAGAAGCACAAGCCCGGTCTGGTGCAGCACTCTTTCGGCTGGCCGTTGCAGACCGACACCGGCGGCGGCTCCTTCCTCTATCACTTCGAGGACGGTCTCGTGTCGATCGGCTTCGTCGTCCATCTGAACTATTCGAATCCGACGCTCTCGCCCTTCGACGAGTTCCAGCGCTTCAAGTGCCATCCGATGATCGCGCCGACGCTGGAAGGCGGCGAACGTCTCGCCTATGGCGCGCGCGCGCTCACCGAAGGCGGCTGGCAAAGCGTGCCGAAGCTGGTGTTCCCCGGCGGCGCGCTGCTCGGCTGCGGCGCCGGCTTCATGAATGTCCCGCGCATCAAGGGTTCGCACAACGCCGTGCTCTCGGGCATCCTCGCCGCCGAGCAAGTCGCCGCCGCCATCGCCGATGGCCGCGAATATGACGAGCTGACGGCTTATGACTCCGCCTGGCGCGCCTCCGACATCGGCCGCGATCTGAAGCCGGTGCGCAACGTCAAGCCGCTGTGGTCGAAATACGGCACCTATCTCGGCGCCGCGCTCGGCGGCCTCGACATGTGGACCAATTCGCTGTTCGGCTTCTCCTTCTTCGGCACGCAGTCGCACGGCAAGCCGGATCACGCCTGCCTCAAGCCGCTCTCGGAAGTGACGCCGATCGTCTATCAGAAGCTCACGCAGAAGCCGGCTTTCGACAAGCTGTCCTCCGTGTTCGTCTCCAACACGAACCATGAGGAAGACCAGCCGGTGCATCTGCGACTGACAGACCCGTCGGTCCCGATTTCACAGAACCTGCCGATCTATGGCGAACCCGCGCGGCTCTACTGCCCGGCGGGCGTCTATGAAGTCGTCTATGGCGACGAGGAGGCGAAGAAGGACCCGCGCTTCGTCATCAACGCGCAGAATTGCGTCCACTGCAAAACCTGCGACATCAAGGACCCGGCGCAAAACATCACCTGGGTTCCGCCGGAAGGCGGCGGCGGGCCGAACTATCCGAATATGTGA
- a CDS encoding ABC transporter permease, with amino-acid sequence MTDAPRDSETRRRRSGLALALNRILAMFVKEFIQLRRDRPTFAMIVGIPLMQLLLFGYAINTDPRHLPTAVLSSDDSDIARAMIGALRATDYFDIKYVAHGEEDADRLILSNRAQFVIQIPPDFTRRLIRGERPSLLLVADATDPTAASVAIAGAVGAAQQALDRELTGPLAHLAQGPPPFDLLVQRRYNPAGEARRNIVPGLIGTILTMTMLIYTALSVTRELERGTMEALLAMPVTPTEIMLGKITPYVLVGAVQMATILLVASLLFRVPIVGSLAVLGPLTLLFIVANLSLGYTLSTIAVNQLQAIQMTFFIFLPSMLLSGFLFPFYGMPVWAQYIGEALPLTHYLRIVRSVMLKGSGFADLASDAGALAVFTLVAMSIAVMRFRQTLD; translated from the coding sequence ATGACCGACGCGCCGCGAGACAGCGAAACGCGCCGGCGGCGCAGCGGGCTTGCGCTGGCGCTCAATCGCATCCTTGCAATGTTCGTGAAAGAGTTCATTCAGTTGCGGCGTGATCGTCCGACCTTCGCGATGATCGTCGGCATCCCGCTGATGCAGCTCCTTCTGTTCGGCTACGCCATCAACACCGATCCCAGGCATTTGCCGACGGCGGTGCTCTCCAGCGACGACAGCGACATTGCGCGCGCCATGATCGGCGCGCTCCGGGCGACCGATTATTTCGACATCAAATATGTGGCGCATGGCGAGGAAGACGCCGACAGGCTGATCCTTTCCAACAGGGCGCAGTTCGTCATTCAGATTCCGCCGGATTTCACGCGGCGTCTGATACGCGGCGAGCGGCCCTCGCTGCTGCTCGTCGCCGACGCCACCGATCCGACAGCCGCCTCTGTCGCCATCGCGGGCGCGGTGGGCGCGGCGCAGCAGGCGCTGGATCGCGAACTGACGGGGCCGCTCGCGCATCTCGCGCAAGGCCCGCCGCCCTTCGATCTCCTGGTGCAGCGCCGCTACAATCCGGCGGGCGAGGCGCGGCGCAACATCGTGCCCGGCCTGATCGGCACCATTCTGACGATGACCATGCTGATCTATACGGCGCTGTCGGTGACGCGCGAGCTCGAGCGTGGAACGATGGAGGCGCTGCTCGCCATGCCGGTGACGCCGACCGAGATCATGCTGGGCAAGATCACGCCCTATGTTCTCGTCGGCGCCGTGCAGATGGCGACGATCCTGCTCGTCGCGAGCCTTCTGTTTCGCGTGCCCATCGTCGGCTCCCTCGCCGTGCTCGGGCCGCTGACGCTCTTGTTCATCGTCGCCAATCTGTCGCTCGGCTACACGCTTTCGACCATCGCCGTGAATCAGCTTCAGGCGATCCAGATGACCTTCTTCATCTTCCTGCCGAGCATGCTGCTGTCGGGCTTTCTCTTCCCCTTCTACGGCATGCCGGTGTGGGCGCAATATATCGGCGAGGCCCTGCCGCTTACCCATTATCTGCGTATCGTGCGTTCCGTGATGCTCAAAGGGTCGGGCTTCGCGGATCTGGCGAGCGACGCGGGCGCGCTGGCTGTCTTCACGCTGGTGGCGATGTCGATCGCGGTGATGCGCTTCAGGCAGACGCTGGACTGA